One genomic window of Erinaceus europaeus chromosome 7, mEriEur2.1, whole genome shotgun sequence includes the following:
- the KRT18 gene encoding keratin, type I cytoskeletal 18, translating into MEGGGRQLRPCPEAPSPDRLAAHLRPSCAAGGGARPDVPTPSLGIKLQSATQPVKDLNLSPVLSPPRLNSMSFTTHSIFTNYRSLGSVQSAGHRIRPASSAASVYAGAGGSGSRISVSRSSTLRGGWGSGGVVSAVAGELTGMGSIQGEKETMQDLNDRLASYLERVRSLEIDNRKLESKIREYLEKKGPQVRDWGHYIKSIEDLKAQIFASSMDNARIVLQIDNARLAADDFRVKYETELAMHQSVESDIHGLRKVIDDTNVTRLQLETEIETLKEELLFMKKNHEEEVRGLQAQIANSGLTVEVDSPKSQDLSKIMADIRAQYDELAQKNREELDKYWSQQIEESTTVVTSQSTELGAAEMTLTELRRTVQSLEIDLDSMRNLKSSLENNLREVEARYAMQMEQLNGVLLHLESELAQTRAEGQRQSQEYNALLNIKVKLEAEIATYRRLLEDGEDFNLSDALDTNNSMQTIQKTTTRRIVDGKVVSEINDTKVLRR; encoded by the exons atggagggtggggggcGGCAGCTGAGACCCTGTCCCGAGGCGCCGAGTCCTGACCGCCTAGCCGCGCACCTGCGTCCCTCTTGCGCGGCCGGAGGCGGGGCCAGACCCGAtgtccccaccccttccctggGGATAAAACTCCAGTCAGCGACCCAGCCCGTGAAagacctgaacctgagtcctgtacTCTCGCCTCCCCGCCTGAACAGCatgagcttcaccactcactccaTCTTCACCAACTACCGCTCTCTGGGCTCTGTCCAGTCGGCCGGCCACCGGATCCGTCCGGCCAGCAGCGCTGCCAGCGTCTATGCGGGCGCGGGGGGCTCGGGCTCCCGGATCTCCGTTTCCCGCTCCTCCACCTTGCGTGGGGGCTGGGGATCCGGGGGGGTGGTCTCGGCAGTGGCCGGGGAGCTGACGGGCATGGGCAGCATCCAGGGCGAGAAGGAGACCATGCAAGACCTGAACGACCGCCTGGCCTCCTACCTGGAGCGCGTGAGGAGTCTGGAGATCGACAACCGGAAGCTGGAGAGCAAGATCCGAGAATACCTGGAGAAGAAGGGGCCCCAGGTCAGAGACTGGGGCCATTACATCAAGAGCATCGAGGATCTGAAAGCTCAG atcTTTGCGAGTTCCATGGACAATGCCCGCATCGTGCTGCAGATTGACAATGCCCGTCTTGCTGCTGATGACTTCAGGGTCAA GTATGAGACAGAGCTGGCCATGCACCAGTCTGTGGAGAGTGACATCCATGGGCTCCGCAAAGTCATTGATGACACCAATGTCACTCGCCTGCAGCTGGAGACGGAGATCGAGACTCTCAAGGAGGAGCTGCTGTTCATGAAGAAGAACCATGAGGAG GAAGTAAGGGGTCTGCAAGCCCAGATTGCCAACTCTGGGCTGACTGTGGAAGTGGACTCCCCCAAGTCTCAGGACCTCAGCAAGATCATGGCGGACATCCGGGCCCAATATGACGAGCTGGCTCAGAAGAACCGAGAGGAGCTGGACAAGTACTGGTCCCAGCAG ATCGAGGAGAGCACCACAGTGGTCACCTCACAGTCCACTGAGCTCGGAGCTGCTGAGATGACACTCACGGAGCTGAGACGCACGGTCCAATCCTTGGAGATCGACCTCGACTCCATGAGAAACCTG AAAAGCAGCTTGGAGAACAACCTGAGGGAGGTGGAAGCCCGCTATGCCATGCAGATGGAGCAGCTCAATGGGGTCCTGCTACACCTGGAGTCGGAGCTGGCCCAGACGAGGGCAGAGGGGCAGCGCCAAAGCCAGGAGTACAATGCCCTGCTGAATATCAAGGTCAAGCTGGAGGCTGAGATCGCCACCTACCGCCGCCTCCTTGAAGACGGAGAGGACTTCAA TCTGAGTGATGCCCTGGATACCAATAACTCCATGCAAACCATCCAAAAAACCACCACCCGCAGGATTGTGGATGGCAAAGTGGTATCCGAGATCAATGACACCAAAGTCCTGAGGCGCTGA